In a single window of the Syntrophorhabdaceae bacterium genome:
- the nikR gene encoding nickel-responsive transcriptional regulator NikR — translation MSGLVRFGVSLEGELLRKFDELIREKNYSNRSEAFRDLIRQELVTKEWEVGEEVAGAITLIYDHHHRELLNKVTDLQHDLQHVIISTQHVHLDHNNCLEIIALRGKPDEVRRLAEMLRSIKGIKHCTLSMSSTGKEIV, via the coding sequence ATGTCCGGATTGGTGCGGTTTGGGGTTTCGCTTGAAGGCGAACTGCTCCGGAAATTCGACGAGCTTATCAGGGAAAAGAATTACTCCAACCGGTCGGAGGCGTTTCGGGATCTCATACGACAGGAGCTCGTCACAAAGGAATGGGAGGTCGGAGAAGAGGTTGCCGGAGCGATAACGCTCATTTACGACCATCACCACCGGGAACTGCTGAACAAGGTGACAGACCTTCAACATGATCTTCAACATGTCATCATATCCACGCAGCACGTCCACCTCGATCACAACAATTGTCTTGAGATAATTGCCTTAAGGGGAAAGCCGGATGAGGTCCGAAGGCTGGCGGAAATGCTCAGATCCATCAAGGGCATAAAGCATTGCACCCTCAGCATGTCCAGCACAGGAAAAGAAATAGTCTAA